A region from the Rhinoderma darwinii isolate aRhiDar2 chromosome 2, aRhiDar2.hap1, whole genome shotgun sequence genome encodes:
- the LOC142740885 gene encoding gamma-tubulin complex component 5-like, whose amino-acid sequence MAHWTRYEREQEKDVRKLISSLSGLDDESDNNYQLALQYSGSNFRFHQYLDVSSHNIHRTLDGIYEKFVIHSDLSKAESWTRLTGEFLNLPLPSIEGTQEEEPFDWGKYLMEGEDIGLSADDTPEWSDIREEEDDQETLSREDS is encoded by the exons ATGGCGCACTGGACCCGCTATGAAAGAGAGCAGGAGAAGGATGTCAGGAAGCTGATCTCCAGTCTGAGCGGCCTGGACGATGAGAGCGACAATAACTACCAGCTGGCGCTGCAGTACTCCGGGTCAAACTTCAG ATTCCATCAGTATCTTGATGTAAGCAGCCACAACATACACAGGACCCTAGACGG GATCTATGAAAAGTTTGTGATCCATTCAGATCTGAGTAAAGCTGAGAGCTGGACGCGACTGACAGGGGAGTTCTTGAATCTTCCTCTTCCCAGCATAGAGGGGACACAG GAAGAGGAGCCATTTGATTGGGGAAAATACTTGATGGAAGGGGAAGACATTGGTCTCAGTGCAGACGACACACCG GAGTGGTCTGATATTCGTGAGGAGGAAGATGATCAAGAGACCCTTAGTAGGGAGGACTCATGA